From the genome of Hyperolius riggenbachi isolate aHypRig1 chromosome 9, aHypRig1.pri, whole genome shotgun sequence, one region includes:
- the LOC137532548 gene encoding S-antigen protein-like isoform X1, whose product MGRIASAFGSFNKPGAGLLKTAILGLILIGIQSILDNAFECPTSKYSPILAGCYSMAFFLCPAIIFLFLGLMYFPGASKKHWCPCWSSKHTFFYVTLQIIKAPIIWLLIAVTDGRFLACFVVAVSRYTLDREFYLYVFQTTGVLAITLLVILSYVYSKLPCDCFSENKRTYRVLHHVETILDKEKHEKQQAEDKQKFLEGLHKTGEFKYRRLPKYMLDARHLLNSKLKKCSTAEPHEGGHGEHEEGKDEKHEEGEDEKHNKGNDEKHNEGEDEKHKEGKDEKHKEGKDEKYNKGNDEKHNEGEHEKHKEGEDGKHKEGENKKHKVEKDKKHKEGKDEKHKEGKDEKHLKEEDWKYKEGEDGKTVQYPPPDYLP is encoded by the exons ATGGGGAGGATTGCTAGTGCTTTTGGGTCTTTCAACAAACCTGGAGCTGGGCTTCTCAAAACAGCAATTCTGGGTCTCATTCTCATTGGAATACAGTCAATTTTAGACAATGCTTTTGAATGTCCAACTTCTAAATACAGTCCGATTCTTGCAGGATGCTATAGCATGGCATTTTTCCTTTGTCCGGCCATCATCTTTTTGTTCTTGGGATTAATGTATTTTCCTGGTGCCAGCAAGAAGCATTGGTGTCCATGCTGGTCCAGCAAGCATACATTCTTCTACGTCACTCTACAGATCATAAAGGCACCAATAATTTGGCTCCTGATTGCAGTGACAGATGGACGATTCTTGGCCTGCTTTGTAGTGGCAGTTTCCCGCTATACGCTAGATCGTGAATTTTACCTATATGTGTTCCAG ACAACAGGTGTTTTGGCCATCACCCTACTTGTTATTTTGTCATACGTCTATTCGAAGCTGCCTTGTGATTGCTTCTCAGAGAATAAGCGCACCTATCGAGTGCTACATCATGTGGAGACCATCCTGGACAAAGAGAAACATGAGAAGCAGCAAGCAGAAGACAAACAAAAGTTCCTGGAAGGTCTCCATAAGACAGGCGAGTTCAAGTATAGGAGACTGCCGAAGTACATGCTAGATGCACGGCACCTGCTGAATTCCAAGCTGAAGAAGTGCAGTACTGCCGAGCCACATGAGGGGGGACAtggggaacatgaagaaggaaaaGATGAGAAACATGAAGAAGGGGAAGATGAGAAACATAACAAAGGGAATGATGAGAAACATAACGAAGGGGAAGATGAAAAACATAAAGAAGGGAAAGATGAGAAACATAAAGAAGGGAAAGATGAAAAATATAACAAAGGGAATGATGAGAAACATAACGAAGGGGAACATGAAAAACATAAAGAAGGGGAAGATGGGAAACATAAAGAAGGAGAAAATAAGAAACATAAAGTAGAGAAAGATAAGAAACATAAAGAAGGGAAAGATGAGAAACATAAAGAAGGGAAAGATGAGAAACATTTAAAAGAGGAAGATTGGAAATACAAAGAAGGGGAAGATGGGAAAACAGTACAATACCCCCCACCGGAttacttaccataa
- the LOC137532548 gene encoding high mobility group nucleosome-binding domain-containing protein 5-like isoform X2 — MAFFLCPAIIFLFLGLMYFPGASKKHWCPCWSSKHTFFYVTLQIIKAPIIWLLIAVTDGRFLACFVVAVSRYTLDREFYLYVFQTTGVLAITLLVILSYVYSKLPCDCFSENKRTYRVLHHVETILDKEKHEKQQAEDKQKFLEGLHKTGEFKYRRLPKYMLDARHLLNSKLKKCSTAEPHEGGHGEHEEGKDEKHEEGEDEKHNKGNDEKHNEGEDEKHKEGKDEKHKEGKDEKYNKGNDEKHNEGEHEKHKEGEDGKHKEGENKKHKVEKDKKHKEGKDEKHKEGKDEKHLKEEDWKYKEGEDGKTVQYPPPDYLP; from the exons ATGGCATTTTTCCTTTGTCCGGCCATCATCTTTTTGTTCTTGGGATTAATGTATTTTCCTGGTGCCAGCAAGAAGCATTGGTGTCCATGCTGGTCCAGCAAGCATACATTCTTCTACGTCACTCTACAGATCATAAAGGCACCAATAATTTGGCTCCTGATTGCAGTGACAGATGGACGATTCTTGGCCTGCTTTGTAGTGGCAGTTTCCCGCTATACGCTAGATCGTGAATTTTACCTATATGTGTTCCAG ACAACAGGTGTTTTGGCCATCACCCTACTTGTTATTTTGTCATACGTCTATTCGAAGCTGCCTTGTGATTGCTTCTCAGAGAATAAGCGCACCTATCGAGTGCTACATCATGTGGAGACCATCCTGGACAAAGAGAAACATGAGAAGCAGCAAGCAGAAGACAAACAAAAGTTCCTGGAAGGTCTCCATAAGACAGGCGAGTTCAAGTATAGGAGACTGCCGAAGTACATGCTAGATGCACGGCACCTGCTGAATTCCAAGCTGAAGAAGTGCAGTACTGCCGAGCCACATGAGGGGGGACAtggggaacatgaagaaggaaaaGATGAGAAACATGAAGAAGGGGAAGATGAGAAACATAACAAAGGGAATGATGAGAAACATAACGAAGGGGAAGATGAAAAACATAAAGAAGGGAAAGATGAGAAACATAAAGAAGGGAAAGATGAAAAATATAACAAAGGGAATGATGAGAAACATAACGAAGGGGAACATGAAAAACATAAAGAAGGGGAAGATGGGAAACATAAAGAAGGAGAAAATAAGAAACATAAAGTAGAGAAAGATAAGAAACATAAAGAAGGGAAAGATGAGAAACATAAAGAAGGGAAAGATGAGAAACATTTAAAAGAGGAAGATTGGAAATACAAAGAAGGGGAAGATGGGAAAACAGTACAATACCCCCCACCGGAttacttaccataa
- the LOC137532548 gene encoding high mobility group nucleosome-binding domain-containing protein 5-like isoform X5, with product MKCERTAIPSTSGVLAITLLVFFSYVYSKLPCDCFSEDKRTYRVLHHVETILDKEKHEKQQAEDKQKFLEGLHETGEFKYRRLPKYMLDARHLLNSKLKKCSTAEPHEEGHGEHEEGKDDKHKEGEDEKHKEGKDEKHEEGNDKKHEKGNDEKHEEGEDEKHKEGEDEKHEKENDEKHKEGEHEKHEGGEHEKHVKEEDWKYKEWEDGKIVLYPPRYTCHKICVNVEKQ from the coding sequence ACATCAGGAGTTTTGGCCATCACCCTACTTGTTTTTTTCTCATACGTCTATTCGAAGTTGCCCTGTGATTGCTTCTCAGAGGATAAGCGCACCTATCGAGTGCTGCATCATGTGGAGACCATCCTGGACAAAGAGAAACATGAGAAGCAGCAAGCAGAAGACAAGCAGAAGTTCCTGGAAGGTCTCCATGAGACAGGCGAGTTCAAGTATAGGAGACTGCCGAAGTACATGCTAGATGCACGGCACCTGCTGAATTCCAAGCTGAAGAAGTGCAGTACTGCCGAGCCACATGAGGAGGGACAtggggaacatgaagaaggaaaaGATGACAAACATAAAGAAGGGGAAGATGAGAAACATAAAGAAGGGAAAGATGAGAAACATGAAGAAGGGAACGATAAGAAACATGAAAAAGGGAACGATGAGAAACATGAAGAAGGTGAAGATGAGAAACATAAAGAAGGGGAAGATGAGAAACATGAAAAAGAGAACGATGAGAAACATAAAGAAGGGGAACATGAGAAACATGAAGGAGGGGAACATGAGAAACATGTAAAAGAAGAAGATTGGAAATACAAAGAATGGGAAGATGGAAAAATAGTACTATACCCCCCACGGTATACTTGCCATAAAATCTGTGTTAATGTTGAAAaacagtaa